In the Flavobacterium pallidum genome, one interval contains:
- a CDS encoding cytochrome c oxidase subunit 3: MEATATTANNEVKTWGGGNEPLGASYGKLMMWFFIVSDALTFSGFLAAYGFSRFKFIETWPTPDEVFTHFPFMHGVEAPMYYVALMTFILIFSSVTMVLAVDAGHHLNKKKVTFYMFLTIIGGLIFVGSQAWEWSNFIKGEYGAIETKGGSLLQFVDDHGNRVALEKFVVQLPEEREQLSRSKAKWFMDESTLATYSVTEVQAAFIAHPELRVRTEVNYRTDNKDLMADATVDHGLMKTTAHKHKAILTREASLKRMENAHLVVEGANLKRNEYGSKLFADFFFFITGFHGFHVFSGVIINIIIFFNVLLGTYEKRRSYEMVEKVGLYWHFVDLVWVFVFTVFYLV, from the coding sequence ATGGAAGCGACAGCTACTACTGCAAACAACGAAGTGAAAACCTGGGGCGGCGGCAATGAGCCGTTAGGTGCCAGCTACGGTAAACTGATGATGTGGTTTTTTATCGTCTCAGATGCCTTAACATTCTCAGGATTCCTTGCTGCATATGGTTTTTCAAGATTTAAATTTATTGAAACGTGGCCTACGCCGGATGAGGTATTTACCCACTTTCCGTTCATGCATGGCGTCGAAGCACCAATGTACTATGTAGCACTGATGACGTTTATCCTGATTTTTTCGTCTGTGACCATGGTGCTAGCCGTGGATGCCGGACATCATTTGAATAAGAAGAAAGTTACTTTTTATATGTTCCTGACCATCATCGGTGGTTTAATATTCGTGGGCTCACAAGCCTGGGAATGGAGCAACTTTATAAAAGGCGAGTATGGAGCAATCGAGACCAAAGGCGGAAGCCTGCTGCAATTCGTCGACGACCATGGCAACAGGGTGGCACTTGAAAAGTTTGTTGTCCAATTGCCTGAAGAACGGGAACAATTGTCAAGAAGCAAAGCCAAATGGTTTATGGATGAAAGTACATTGGCTACTTATTCCGTAACTGAAGTACAGGCTGCTTTTATCGCACATCCTGAATTGAGGGTAAGGACTGAAGTGAACTACCGTACTGATAATAAGGATTTGATGGCAGATGCTACTGTTGATCATGGCTTAATGAAAACAACAGCGCACAAACACAAAGCCATCCTGACCCGCGAGGCATCATTGAAAAGGATGGAAAATGCCCATTTAGTGGTAGAAGGTGCAAACCTGAAAAGAAATGAATATGGAAGCAAACTGTTTGCAGATTTCTTCTTCTTCATTACAGGTTTCCACGGTTTCCACGTATTTTCGGGAGTGATCATCAATATCATTATTTTCTTTAATGTGCTTTTAGGCACTTATGAAAAGAGAAGAAGCTACGAAATGGTTGAGAAAGTCGGTTTGTATTGGCACTTCGTAGATTTGGTTTGGGTATTCGTATTTACAGTTTTCTATCTGGTTTAA
- the gcvH gene encoding glycine cleavage system protein GcvH: MSIPSSLRYTKDHEWAKIEGDIVTVGITHFAQKELGDIVYVEVETLDQHLDKDEVFGTVEAVKTVSDLFLPIAGEIIEFNESLVTNPEIVNKDPYEEGWMIKIKVDDAADYESLLTADQYKELIGA; the protein is encoded by the coding sequence ATGAGCATTCCAAGCAGTTTAAGGTATACCAAAGATCATGAATGGGCAAAAATCGAAGGCGATATTGTCACCGTAGGCATCACACATTTTGCACAAAAAGAACTTGGTGATATCGTATATGTTGAAGTGGAAACCCTGGACCAGCATTTGGATAAAGATGAAGTTTTTGGTACTGTTGAAGCCGTAAAGACCGTTTCTGACCTGTTCCTGCCGATTGCGGGAGAGATAATAGAATTCAACGAATCACTGGTGACCAATCCGGAAATAGTAAATAAAGATCCTTACGAAGAAGGCTGGATGATCAAGATCAAAGTGGACGACGCAGCGGATTATGAAAGCCTGCTTACCGCCGACCAATACAAGGAACTCATTGGCGCATAA
- a CDS encoding DUF420 domain-containing protein: MEHTSIVEQKYNKWIVVLSIAIPLVVALLFSVKLKDLGFNVQPLSFLPPIYAAINGVTAILLIAAVWSIKNGKRKQHETLMKIAIGCSVAFLAMYVAYHMTNIDTKFGDADHNSILDDAEKLAVGPVRYLYYFILITHITLSIAVIPMVLVSYVRALAERFDRHMKISKITFPIWLYVAVTGVVVYLMIAPYYAS, from the coding sequence ATGGAGCATACCAGCATAGTTGAACAGAAATACAATAAATGGATCGTAGTGTTGTCAATCGCAATTCCGCTTGTAGTGGCATTGCTGTTCAGTGTTAAATTAAAAGACCTCGGTTTTAATGTACAACCTTTAAGCTTTCTCCCACCGATTTATGCCGCAATCAATGGTGTAACGGCAATATTGCTGATTGCTGCAGTATGGTCGATAAAAAATGGAAAACGCAAACAGCATGAAACGCTGATGAAAATTGCCATCGGCTGTTCCGTAGCTTTCCTGGCGATGTATGTCGCTTACCATATGACAAACATAGACACGAAATTCGGAGATGCGGATCACAACAGCATCCTCGATGATGCCGAAAAACTGGCAGTAGGCCCAGTCCGATACCTTTATTATTTTATATTGATTACACACATCACTTTGTCGATCGCAGTAATTCCGATGGTGCTGGTTTCCTATGTGAGGGCTTTGGCAGAACGCTTCGACAGGCATATGAAAATATCAAAAATCACTTTCCCGATCTGGTTATACGTCGCCGTTACCGGAGTAGTGGTTTATTTAATGATTGCTCCTTATTATGCTTCTTAA
- a CDS encoding cytochrome C oxidase subunit IV family protein, with the protein MAHGHEHVSNTKRIWTVFGILSVITIIEVWLGIEKPPLLHERHLLGMNLLNWLFYILTIVKAYFIVWAFMHMEGEKASLRWAVVLPVIFLVLYLLFILLTEADYIFEVFKNSTIKWNF; encoded by the coding sequence ATGGCACACGGTCACGAGCATGTTTCAAATACAAAAAGAATCTGGACAGTTTTCGGAATACTTTCTGTTATAACAATTATTGAAGTTTGGTTAGGGATTGAAAAACCGCCCCTACTTCACGAAAGGCACTTATTAGGGATGAATCTCTTAAATTGGCTTTTTTATATCTTAACTATTGTAAAAGCTTATTTTATTGTATGGGCCTTCATGCACATGGAAGGTGAAAAAGCAAGCCTTCGCTGGGCAGTGGTGCTTCCGGTGATTTTCCTGGTACTGTATTTGCTTTTTATACTTTTGACCGAAGCAGATTATATATTCGAGGTGTTTAAGAATTCTACCATAAAATGGAATTTTTAA
- a CDS encoding SCO family protein has product MAKNKSYIGISFIILVFGILVIPKIVERVKNGDIVKADRLNMVEGGTKKSSGLFTKGKAPDFILTDQNGKTITNNDYKGKVYVLEFFFSTCPTICPKMNANMLRLQEAFSGNKNFGLASITINPENDTPKVLKEHADLIGVTSENWHMMTGKREYIFDLANKGFNVFAGTLPDKSNGGFEHSGLFALIDKNGNIRSRRDESGNPIVYYDGLSPQGIAQIKEDIKILLEE; this is encoded by the coding sequence ATGGCGAAGAATAAGTCGTACATCGGAATTTCATTCATCATACTCGTTTTCGGCATTTTAGTGATTCCGAAAATTGTGGAACGCGTCAAAAATGGCGACATCGTAAAAGCCGACCGTTTGAATATGGTGGAAGGCGGTACGAAAAAATCTTCCGGTTTATTCACTAAAGGTAAAGCGCCTGATTTTATCCTTACCGATCAAAACGGCAAAACCATCACCAACAATGATTATAAAGGCAAAGTGTATGTGTTGGAATTTTTCTTTTCCACCTGCCCTACAATCTGCCCGAAAATGAATGCGAATATGCTCAGGCTGCAGGAAGCATTTTCAGGAAATAAAAACTTCGGACTCGCATCGATCACCATCAATCCTGAAAATGATACGCCTAAAGTATTAAAGGAACACGCCGACCTGATTGGTGTCACTTCGGAAAACTGGCACATGATGACTGGCAAACGCGAGTACATTTTTGACCTGGCCAATAAAGGGTTCAATGTTTTCGCGGGCACGCTTCCGGATAAAAGTAATGGCGGCTTTGAACATTCCGGCCTTTTTGCATTGATTGACAAAAATGGCAACATCCGTTCAAGGCGCGATGAAAGCGGCAATCCAATCGTGTATTATGACGGACTCAGTCCACAGGGAATAGCACAAATTAAAGAAGATATCAAAATTTTACTCGAAGAATAA
- the deoC gene encoding deoxyribose-phosphate aldolase, whose translation MTDIRQYLDSTYLKTAEQTGLTEAENAAVAREFIQEAIDGHFKLIMIRPEMVSFAKAMVEKASSKLLVGTVIDFPFGLSPLEMKMAEAEKAIEDGADDLDFVCNYEAFKIGDVERVRDEILQCTALGLAAGKTVKWIIEVAALDNQQIVRLSALIKNVVVTHFKEDSYASVFVKSSTGFYKTQNNLPNGATIPTITMMIENAYPLPVKAAGGVRSFEEAEAMIRLGVKRIGTSSAKAIAEGKISKTGY comes from the coding sequence ATGACAGACATCAGGCAATACCTGGATTCCACATATCTTAAGACGGCTGAGCAGACAGGACTGACCGAGGCAGAAAATGCTGCGGTGGCGCGCGAGTTCATTCAGGAGGCCATTGACGGGCATTTCAAGTTGATTATGATCCGGCCCGAAATGGTATCTTTTGCAAAAGCGATGGTTGAAAAGGCATCATCGAAATTGCTCGTCGGGACGGTAATCGATTTTCCGTTTGGCCTGTCACCACTGGAAATGAAGATGGCCGAAGCCGAAAAAGCCATTGAGGACGGCGCGGACGATCTTGATTTCGTATGCAATTATGAGGCCTTTAAAATCGGTGATGTTGAAAGGGTGCGTGATGAAATATTACAGTGTACTGCGCTTGGACTTGCGGCAGGAAAAACCGTAAAATGGATTATTGAGGTTGCGGCTCTGGACAACCAGCAAATTGTGCGCCTTTCAGCATTGATCAAAAATGTGGTGGTCACCCATTTCAAGGAAGATTCGTATGCTTCGGTTTTTGTAAAATCGTCAACAGGATTTTATAAGACGCAAAACAACCTGCCAAACGGCGCCACAATCCCGACCATCACCATGATGATTGAAAATGCGTATCCTTTACCAGTAAAAGCAGCCGGTGGCGTGCGTTCTTTTGAAGAAGCCGAAGCGATGATCAGGCTTGGCGTAAAACGTATCGGGACATCTTCTGCGAAAGCGATTGCCGAAGGGAAAATTTCCAAAACCGGTTATTAA
- the cyoE gene encoding heme o synthase has translation MSATANTFSIKSIFLDFKEITKAGLAISVLFSSIAGYLLGFDEAHPFSWSVLAMLMIGGYCMVGASNAYNQVIEKDLDVLMDRTKNRPVPSGRMSSNMALFIASLLTIIGLILLYMINPKTAMFGAISIFLYTSIYTPLKTVTPLSVFVGAFPGAIPFMLGWVAATGDFGIEAGTLFLIQFFWQFPHFWAIGWFLYEDYEKAGFFMLPSGKRDNTTALQVILYTAWLIGASLIPFVLPYFAVTKLSLSIVAAVLVLVLGLWLLSHGIRLYRQRTAKAAKTLMLASVAYITLLQIIYIVDKFLR, from the coding sequence TTGAGCGCGACCGCAAATACCTTTTCCATCAAATCCATTTTTCTTGATTTTAAGGAGATCACCAAGGCAGGATTGGCGATAAGCGTTTTGTTTTCGTCGATAGCCGGTTACCTGCTGGGTTTTGATGAGGCACACCCGTTCAGCTGGAGCGTTTTGGCTATGTTGATGATTGGCGGTTATTGCATGGTTGGCGCTTCCAATGCGTACAACCAGGTGATTGAAAAAGACCTTGACGTGTTGATGGACCGCACGAAGAACAGGCCGGTGCCGTCGGGCAGGATGTCGTCAAACATGGCGCTTTTCATTGCAAGTTTACTGACGATTATCGGATTGATATTGTTGTATATGATTAATCCGAAAACGGCCATGTTCGGCGCGATTTCCATTTTTCTTTATACGAGTATTTATACACCTTTGAAAACGGTGACGCCTTTGTCGGTTTTTGTGGGTGCATTTCCGGGTGCTATCCCGTTTATGCTGGGCTGGGTTGCTGCGACGGGCGATTTCGGGATTGAAGCCGGGACCCTTTTCCTGATACAGTTTTTCTGGCAGTTTCCGCACTTCTGGGCGATTGGGTGGTTTTTATATGAAGATTATGAGAAGGCCGGATTTTTTATGCTGCCTTCCGGCAAAAGGGACAATACTACGGCTTTGCAGGTCATCCTTTACACGGCATGGCTGATTGGCGCTTCGCTGATCCCTTTCGTATTGCCGTATTTTGCAGTAACGAAATTATCGCTGTCCATTGTCGCTGCGGTATTGGTTTTGGTTTTAGGATTATGGCTGCTGTCGCATGGCATACGATTATACAGGCAAAGAACTGCGAAAGCTGCAAAAACTTTGATGCTTGCCAGCGTAGCTTACATTACGCTTTTGCAGATAATATATATAGTTGATAAATTTTTACGATAA
- a CDS encoding energy transducer TonB, protein MKYTLLSLFFLMLFGTAKAQKTSEQVPVFPNCENKNPQELENCFYAQLQDFVFNNFKVPENLVQNNYKGSVNVLFEVDSAGAFKVQYVDAIYPELIKESKRLFSTLPKVKPATFNGKPVYSKFTYKIAIPLRNETVTQAEQKKVQDAKVLKEKELTEIDSLPYKKFDNPILKSRLYVPFTHSNYARFDAALNQVGSNNHTGSKPLTYEEVTQYYDLAAANKKLLRGKTGWWGKKIWDENFVQFQGEGYWLTLNPIIDLRLGKSKGEQSVSTFQNTRGVQLQAGLGDNLVFTSTIYESQGRFAGYFNQYAELIKPAGGDPAIIPGVGIAKRFKADAYDFPSAEANITYTPSKFIDLQMGYGRNFIGDGYRSLLLGDAASPYPYIKVNTKFWKIKYTNTYLWLKDVRPGVIEDRTYATKFMANHYLSWNINKRINLGFFESVVWTNSNGRGFDMNFINPIIFYRTVEFTSSARSGNAVLGLTGKYKWSNSINFYGQFILDEFSLGAVKDQNKSWLNKSGIQLGAKYYNAFSIDNLLLQFEYNAIRPYVYSHSDPLTNYGHNNQSMGHPWGGNAREIIAIARYNTGRYFADAKLTYGIRGFDFDSAADAFNYGGNIYKNYNEGRPFDTGVAIGQGNKTNIVIADLQAGYIVNPVTNLKLFASLIYRSFDPETETTAVFKDNTTWFSVGVRADLFNWYFDY, encoded by the coding sequence ATGAAATACACTTTACTTTCTTTATTTTTTTTAATGCTTTTCGGAACGGCTAAAGCCCAAAAAACCAGCGAACAGGTCCCGGTTTTCCCGAATTGTGAAAATAAAAATCCACAGGAGCTCGAAAATTGCTTTTATGCCCAGTTGCAGGATTTTGTATTCAATAATTTCAAAGTGCCTGAAAACCTGGTGCAGAACAATTATAAAGGGAGTGTTAATGTGCTTTTTGAAGTCGATTCCGCCGGAGCTTTCAAAGTGCAGTATGTCGATGCGATTTATCCGGAACTGATTAAGGAATCCAAAAGGCTTTTCTCGACTTTGCCAAAAGTGAAGCCCGCAACTTTCAATGGAAAACCGGTTTATAGTAAATTCACTTACAAAATAGCCATCCCATTACGCAACGAAACTGTCACACAGGCGGAGCAGAAAAAAGTTCAGGATGCTAAGGTTTTAAAGGAAAAGGAACTCACAGAAATCGACAGCCTTCCGTATAAAAAATTCGACAACCCCATTTTGAAAAGCCGTTTGTATGTGCCTTTCACACACAGCAATTATGCGCGTTTTGATGCCGCATTAAACCAGGTGGGAAGCAACAATCACACGGGTTCGAAACCGCTGACTTATGAGGAAGTGACGCAATACTATGATCTGGCCGCTGCCAATAAAAAATTGCTGAGGGGAAAAACCGGCTGGTGGGGCAAAAAGATATGGGATGAGAACTTCGTACAATTCCAGGGCGAAGGCTATTGGCTGACACTGAACCCGATTATCGACCTGAGGCTTGGAAAAAGCAAAGGAGAGCAGTCGGTTTCTACATTCCAGAACACACGTGGCGTACAGTTGCAGGCGGGTTTGGGCGACAATCTTGTCTTTACTTCGACAATTTATGAAAGCCAGGGGCGTTTTGCAGGTTATTTCAACCAGTATGCCGAATTGATAAAACCGGCTGGTGGCGATCCTGCGATCATTCCGGGTGTCGGGATAGCGAAAAGGTTTAAGGCCGATGCATACGATTTCCCTTCTGCGGAAGCGAACATCACTTATACACCTTCAAAATTCATCGACCTGCAGATGGGTTACGGAAGGAACTTCATCGGTGATGGCTACCGTTCGTTATTGTTAGGCGATGCGGCGAGTCCGTATCCGTATATTAAAGTGAATACCAAATTCTGGAAAATAAAATATACCAATACGTATTTGTGGCTTAAGGATGTGCGTCCCGGAGTCATTGAAGACCGTACTTATGCCACAAAATTCATGGCAAACCATTACCTGAGCTGGAATATCAATAAAAGGATCAATCTTGGTTTTTTTGAATCGGTGGTGTGGACGAACAGCAACGGGCGGGGTTTCGACATGAATTTCATCAACCCGATTATTTTTTACCGTACGGTCGAATTCACATCATCAGCACGAAGCGGAAATGCCGTACTGGGTTTGACAGGAAAATACAAATGGAGCAACAGCATCAATTTTTACGGACAATTCATTTTGGATGAATTTTCGCTCGGCGCTGTAAAGGACCAGAACAAAAGCTGGCTGAACAAATCCGGGATCCAACTCGGAGCCAAATATTATAACGCCTTTTCCATCGACAATCTTTTGCTGCAATTTGAATACAACGCGATACGTCCGTATGTGTATTCCCATAGCGATCCGCTTACCAATTATGGGCACAATAACCAGAGCATGGGCCATCCCTGGGGCGGGAACGCGCGCGAAATCATTGCGATCGCACGGTACAATACGGGACGTTATTTTGCAGATGCGAAGCTGACTTACGGAATCCGCGGTTTCGATTTCGATTCGGCTGCCGATGCATTTAATTATGGTGGAAACATTTACAAAAACTATAATGAAGGCCGCCCGTTTGATACCGGTGTTGCCATTGGGCAGGGCAATAAGACCAACATTGTGATTGCCGATCTGCAGGCGGGTTATATCGTAAATCCGGTGACCAACCTGAAACTGTTTGCCAGCCTGATCTACAGGAGTTTCGATCCGGAAACGGAAACTACTGCGGTTTTTAAGGACAATACGACCTGGTTTTCTGTTGGCGTGAGGGCGGATTTATTTAACTGGTATTTTGATTATTAG
- a CDS encoding cytochrome c oxidase subunit 3, with the protein MQMTYTQEEREKVIRSKKMLLWFAMISMIMVFAGLTSGYIVSKKREDWVPFDLPIAFTISTILILISSVTFHLAKKSIQKDNRGATSLFLLITLVLGSLFVYFQFAGFHELYERQLFPSGSSSKITVSFLYVFVIVHLAHLAGGLISLLVVIYNHFKQKYNSGQTLGLELGAMFWHFLDFLWLYLFLFLYFFK; encoded by the coding sequence ATGCAGATGACCTATACACAAGAAGAAAGAGAAAAAGTAATACGTTCCAAGAAAATGCTGCTTTGGTTTGCGATGATCAGTATGATCATGGTTTTCGCGGGATTGACCAGCGGCTATATTGTCAGTAAGAAACGTGAGGATTGGGTGCCTTTTGACCTGCCGATCGCTTTCACGATCAGTACAATCCTTATTTTAATAAGCAGCGTGACATTTCACCTGGCCAAAAAATCCATCCAGAAAGACAATCGCGGCGCTACAAGCCTGTTTCTTTTGATTACTTTAGTGTTGGGAAGCTTGTTTGTGTATTTCCAGTTTGCGGGATTCCATGAATTGTACGAAAGGCAGCTTTTCCCGTCGGGGAGTTCGAGTAAAATCACGGTTTCCTTCCTGTATGTTTTCGTGATTGTGCATTTGGCGCACCTTGCAGGAGGATTGATTTCACTTTTGGTTGTAATTTATAATCATTTTAAACAAAAATACAATTCGGGTCAAACCCTTGGATTAGAGCTAGGTGCGATGTTTTGGCACTTTCTTGATTTTCTTTGGCTGTACCTGTTTTTATTTTTATATTTCTTTAAATAA
- a CDS encoding VanZ family protein codes for MKACLPPTNTRNSLAHKKKFLWLALCWTAVVAYFCLIDFNELPKVGAKNFDKVGHLTFHFGLTAVWFLYFRFQRLNDNKKALYKAFGFSFVYGVMLEIVQANFTDTRNGDVFDVVANTVGGLLAALTFALLVKPLKPRTE; via the coding sequence ATGAAAGCCTGCTTACCGCCGACCAATACAAGGAACTCATTGGCGCATAAAAAGAAATTCCTCTGGCTGGCACTATGCTGGACCGCTGTTGTGGCTTATTTTTGCCTGATCGATTTTAATGAGTTGCCGAAAGTAGGCGCAAAGAATTTCGATAAAGTGGGCCATCTTACATTTCACTTCGGGCTTACGGCAGTCTGGTTTTTATATTTCAGGTTCCAAAGGCTCAATGACAATAAAAAGGCGCTATACAAAGCTTTCGGGTTTTCATTCGTTTACGGTGTAATGCTCGAAATCGTCCAGGCGAATTTTACGGATACCCGAAATGGTGATGTTTTCGATGTTGTCGCCAATACCGTTGGCGGATTGCTGGCGGCGCTGACTTTCGCGCTTTTGGTAAAACCACTAAAGCCTCGAACAGAATAA